One region of Syntrophobacter fumaroxidans MPOB genomic DNA includes:
- the ltaE gene encoding low-specificity L-threonine aldolase: MHIIDLRSDTVTQPTQSMRRAMAEAKVGDDVFGEDPTVNTLQEKAAERLGKEAALFVASGTMANLVSLLTHCGRGDEVILGDRSHIFLYEQGGTAALGGIHPRTVPNEPHGTMSVCGIEAAIREENVHFPPTRLIALENTHNRCSGSPLGPAYLREVRALADRYGLKVHVDGARLFNSSVAQGVDVRELSAAADTVTICLSKGLSAPVGSLVCGTRDFIARARRTRKVVGGGMRQAGILAAAGIVALDEMVTRLAEDHANARALAEGLSTMTGLSVDLEFVKTNIVFIDVEREDLTAPVLAARLKPDGVLVQVTGPRRMRAVTHYGVSAEDIDFTLTAFKKAMGSNLHFSHFP; encoded by the coding sequence ATGCACATCATCGATCTGCGTTCCGATACGGTCACACAACCGACCCAAAGCATGCGCCGCGCCATGGCGGAAGCGAAAGTGGGCGACGACGTTTTCGGTGAAGACCCAACCGTCAACACGCTCCAGGAAAAGGCCGCAGAACGCCTGGGCAAGGAAGCCGCTCTTTTCGTGGCCAGCGGCACCATGGCCAACCTGGTGAGCCTGTTGACTCATTGCGGCCGCGGCGATGAGGTCATCCTGGGCGACCGGTCCCACATCTTCCTGTACGAACAGGGCGGGACCGCGGCTCTTGGCGGAATTCATCCCCGCACGGTCCCCAACGAACCGCACGGCACCATGAGCGTCTGCGGCATCGAAGCGGCCATCCGGGAAGAGAACGTGCACTTCCCCCCGACCCGCCTGATTGCCCTGGAGAACACGCACAACCGGTGCAGCGGCAGTCCGCTCGGCCCGGCCTACCTGCGCGAGGTGAGAGCGCTGGCGGACCGATACGGGCTTAAGGTCCACGTTGACGGCGCGCGCCTTTTCAATTCCTCCGTCGCCCAGGGCGTCGACGTCCGGGAATTGAGCGCCGCGGCCGACACCGTCACCATCTGCCTGAGCAAGGGGCTTTCCGCGCCCGTGGGTTCGCTCGTTTGCGGCACGCGCGATTTCATCGCACGGGCACGACGCACTCGAAAGGTGGTTGGCGGCGGCATGCGCCAGGCGGGCATCCTTGCGGCCGCCGGCATCGTCGCCCTCGACGAAATGGTGACTCGCCTCGCCGAGGATCACGCCAATGCCCGCGCGCTCGCCGAAGGCCTCTCCACCATGACCGGCCTGTCCGTCGATCTGGAATTCGTTAAAACGAACATCGTTTTCATCGACGTGGAACGCGAAGATCTCACCGCCCCGGTTCTCGCCGCGCGGTTGAAACCCGACGGCGTTCTCGTCCAGGTCACCGGACCCCGGCGGATGAGAGCGGTCACTCACTACGGGGTGAGCGCCGAGGACATCGACTTCACCCTGACGGCATTCAAGAAAGCCATGGGGTCAAACCTACACTTTTCACATTTTCCATGA
- the phoU gene encoding phosphate signaling complex protein PhoU — translation MESRFHQELDQLKLTILKMAALTETALEKGIHALFERDVEIADEVIRGDREINLLEIDVDKYCLRLLALDQPMARDLRFIIGCMKISVDLERIADQAVNVAERAIVLSQSPPLPRNPLMLELAETALDMVRCAISAFVQENVTQARDVCQLDDNADELNVTVLKNLLNYMVKEVPAVERSVQTIIVARCLERVADQATNIAESVIFIVQGMNIKHHCDQ, via the coding sequence ATGGAGAGTCGTTTTCATCAAGAGCTGGATCAACTCAAGCTGACCATCCTGAAGATGGCGGCTTTAACCGAAACCGCATTGGAAAAAGGCATCCACGCGTTATTCGAGCGCGACGTCGAGATCGCCGACGAGGTGATCCGTGGAGACCGGGAAATCAATCTGCTCGAGATCGACGTGGACAAGTACTGCCTCAGGCTGCTCGCCCTGGACCAGCCCATGGCGCGGGACCTCAGGTTCATCATCGGCTGCATGAAAATTTCGGTCGATCTCGAACGAATCGCGGACCAGGCCGTCAACGTCGCGGAACGGGCCATCGTTCTCAGCCAAAGCCCCCCCCTGCCCCGGAACCCGCTCATGCTCGAGTTGGCGGAAACGGCTCTCGATATGGTCCGTTGCGCCATCAGCGCTTTCGTCCAGGAGAACGTCACGCAGGCCAGAGACGTGTGCCAGTTGGACGATAACGCGGACGAGCTCAACGTGACCGTTCTCAAGAACCTTCTCAATTACATGGTCAAGGAAGTACCGGCCGTGGAACGATCCGTGCAAACCATCATCGTTGCGCGGTGCCTCGAGCGGGTGGCCGATCAGGCGACCAATATCGCGGAAAGCGTCATTTTCATCGTCCAGGGCATGAACATCAAACACCATTGCGACCAGTGA
- the pstB gene encoding phosphate ABC transporter ATP-binding protein PstB, with product MAKITVEHLNFYYGEKPALSDISITIQELQVTALIGPSGCGKSTFLRCLNRMNDTIKGTRVQGLVSLEGHNIYSPGFDVVELRKRVGMVFQRPNPFPQSIFDNVAFGPRVLGSARTSEIPGIVEESLRAAFLWDEVKDKLKEDALSLSLGQQQRLCIARTIAVKPEVILMDEPCSALDPIATLQIEQLMGSLKRDYTIVVVTHNMQQAARVSDRTGFFWLGRLVEFDATETIFTRPGNKLTEDYVTGRAG from the coding sequence ATGGCAAAAATCACGGTGGAACACCTCAACTTCTATTACGGCGAGAAACCGGCGCTGTCGGATATTTCGATCACCATCCAGGAACTCCAGGTGACGGCGCTGATCGGTCCGTCGGGGTGCGGGAAATCCACCTTCTTGCGTTGCCTCAACCGGATGAACGACACCATCAAGGGCACGCGCGTTCAGGGACTCGTGAGCCTGGAGGGGCACAACATCTATTCGCCGGGGTTCGACGTGGTGGAGCTGAGAAAGCGGGTGGGGATGGTGTTCCAACGGCCCAACCCTTTTCCGCAATCCATTTTCGACAACGTCGCGTTCGGCCCCAGGGTGCTCGGATCGGCCAGGACGTCCGAGATCCCCGGAATTGTGGAAGAAAGTCTTCGCGCCGCCTTCCTCTGGGACGAAGTGAAGGATAAACTCAAAGAGGACGCTTTGAGCCTGTCACTCGGGCAGCAGCAACGGTTGTGCATCGCGCGCACCATCGCGGTGAAACCCGAAGTGATCCTGATGGATGAACCGTGCTCCGCGCTCGATCCCATCGCCACGCTCCAAATCGAGCAGTTGATGGGCTCATTGAAGCGGGACTACACCATTGTGGTCGTTACCCACAATATGCAGCAGGCCGCTCGCGTGTCCGATCGAACCGGCTTTTTCTGGCTGGGCCGGTTGGTCGAATTCGATGCGACCGAGACGATCTTCACCCGTCCGGGCAACAAGCTGACCGAGGATTACGTCACCGGGCGGGCGGGATGA
- a CDS encoding phosphate ABC transporter ATP-binding protein: protein MVGPKIRIDQVSYSYGNEQALRDISLDIPANRITVFFGPAGGGKTTLLRLVNRLNDLVEDTRMSGRILIDGDDIYSPGVNVPNLRRRVGMVFALPLPLPGTIRENIVYGPKLAGIHDRGRLEEIIERSLIQAALWDEVNTRLDSPAGALSGGQQQRLCIARSLALEPEVLLLDEPTSGLDPISTRKVEESLFELRDLYTIVIVPHSIQQAARVADYAAFFLMGELIEFQPGSEIFTTTRDKRTEDYLTGRFG from the coding sequence GTGGTAGGCCCCAAGATTCGCATCGATCAGGTGAGCTACTCCTACGGGAATGAGCAGGCCCTGCGCGACATCAGCCTGGACATTCCGGCCAACCGGATCACCGTTTTCTTCGGTCCCGCCGGCGGAGGCAAGACGACGCTGCTGCGCCTCGTCAATCGGCTCAACGACCTGGTGGAGGACACCCGCATGTCGGGCCGCATCCTCATCGACGGCGATGACATCTACTCCCCCGGCGTCAACGTTCCCAATCTGCGCCGAAGGGTGGGAATGGTTTTTGCCCTGCCGCTGCCCCTTCCCGGCACCATTCGAGAAAACATCGTCTACGGTCCCAAGCTCGCCGGCATACACGACCGCGGCCGACTCGAGGAGATCATCGAACGCAGCCTCATCCAGGCCGCCCTCTGGGACGAGGTGAACACGCGCCTCGACAGTCCCGCCGGCGCCCTGTCCGGAGGCCAGCAGCAACGGTTGTGCATCGCCCGCAGTCTGGCTCTCGAGCCGGAAGTCCTGCTCCTGGATGAGCCCACGTCCGGCCTGGATCCGATTTCCACCCGGAAGGTCGAGGAGTCCCTCTTCGAGCTCCGGGACCTGTACACGATCGTGATCGTTCCCCACAGCATTCAGCAGGCGGCCCGCGTCGCGGATTACGCCGCATTCTTCCTTATGGGTGAATTGATCGAATTTCAACCGGGTTCCGAAATCTTTACGACAACTCGTGACAAGCGGACTGAAGACTACCTGACCGGCCGCTTCGGATAG
- the pstA gene encoding phosphate ABC transporter permease PstA — MSRYGVQRIGFAFLALTTLVVVVPILCVVGVVIVGGIQAISWEFITAIPRDGMKAGGIFPAIVGTLLLTLGTALAAIPVGVGGAIYLAEYARDTWWTRSIRLAIVNLAGIPSIVYGLFGLGLFVLMMKMGTSILAGSLTLAIMTLPIIISTGEEALRAVPTEFRTVSASLGGSRWQGIRHVILPQALPGMITGVILGLLRAAGETAPILFTVAAFYLPRLPQSPFDQTMALPYHLYVISTQVPGMPFSIQNGTAMVLLALVLSMNLGATIVRSYFRRRRQW; from the coding sequence ATGAGCCGCTACGGGGTGCAACGGATCGGCTTCGCGTTTCTGGCTTTGACCACCCTGGTCGTGGTCGTCCCCATCCTGTGTGTCGTCGGGGTCGTGATTGTCGGAGGCATCCAGGCGATCTCCTGGGAATTCATCACCGCCATCCCCAGGGACGGAATGAAAGCCGGAGGCATTTTCCCCGCAATCGTCGGAACGCTTCTGCTGACCCTGGGAACGGCTCTGGCGGCGATTCCCGTGGGGGTCGGCGGAGCGATATACCTTGCCGAGTACGCGCGCGACACCTGGTGGACCCGATCCATTCGGCTGGCCATCGTCAACCTTGCGGGGATTCCGTCCATTGTATACGGGCTGTTCGGCCTGGGGCTCTTCGTGCTCATGATGAAGATGGGCACCTCCATTCTCGCCGGCTCGCTCACCCTGGCCATCATGACCCTTCCGATCATCATCAGCACCGGGGAAGAAGCCCTGAGGGCCGTTCCCACGGAATTTCGAACGGTGAGCGCGAGTCTCGGGGGATCCCGGTGGCAGGGCATCCGACATGTCATCCTTCCGCAGGCGCTCCCGGGCATGATCACCGGCGTCATCCTCGGACTGCTGAGGGCCGCGGGAGAAACCGCTCCGATCCTCTTCACCGTGGCGGCGTTCTATCTGCCCCGGCTGCCCCAGTCTCCCTTCGACCAGACCATGGCGCTTCCCTATCATCTCTACGTGATCAGCACACAGGTACCCGGCATGCCGTTCAGCATCCAGAACGGCACGGCGATGGTGCTCCTTGCCCTGGTCCTTTCCATGAATCTCGGGGCAACGATCGTGCGCAGCTATTTCCGGCGGAGAAGACAGTGGTAG
- the pstC gene encoding phosphate ABC transporter permease subunit PstC, with the protein MSPNRDSPAPGFPFAEQIIESTIKVLGFSTIGLVVLICLFLVREGMPAFFEVSPGNLFGTRWYPTFDLYGTLPLILGSAMVTFAAIVMALPLGVATAVFVREVAPDWAREFLKPLIEVLAGIPSVVLGFFGMHIIAPLVREVLGAPTGLTVFTGALILAYMALPTIISVAEDSLDAVPKSYRDAALAMGATRWQTIWRVVVPAARSGIVTAVMLGMGRAIGETMAVMMVTGNAARMPLSLDSLFRPARTMTATVAAEMGEVAQGSVHYHILFAIGIILFVITFLINLAAAATIFEKRRRGGLR; encoded by the coding sequence ATGTCGCCAAATAGAGATTCCCCTGCCCCCGGGTTTCCTTTCGCGGAACAGATTATCGAGAGCACCATAAAGGTGCTGGGTTTTTCCACCATCGGACTGGTGGTGTTGATCTGCCTGTTTCTGGTCCGGGAGGGTATGCCCGCTTTCTTCGAAGTGAGCCCGGGCAACCTGTTCGGGACCCGCTGGTATCCCACCTTCGACCTGTACGGCACGCTGCCGTTGATCCTCGGTTCGGCGATGGTCACCTTCGCGGCCATTGTTATGGCTCTGCCGCTCGGTGTTGCGACCGCCGTTTTCGTGCGCGAGGTGGCGCCTGACTGGGCACGGGAATTTCTGAAACCCCTGATCGAGGTGCTGGCCGGAATTCCCTCGGTCGTTCTCGGGTTCTTCGGCATGCACATCATTGCGCCGCTCGTGCGCGAGGTTCTCGGCGCACCCACCGGATTGACGGTTTTCACCGGGGCGCTGATTCTCGCGTACATGGCCCTGCCGACGATCATCAGTGTGGCCGAGGACTCCCTGGACGCCGTTCCCAAGAGTTACCGGGATGCCGCCCTCGCCATGGGAGCCACCCGATGGCAGACCATATGGCGCGTGGTGGTGCCCGCCGCCCGGTCGGGCATCGTCACTGCCGTGATGCTGGGAATGGGACGTGCCATAGGCGAGACCATGGCCGTGATGATGGTGACCGGGAACGCGGCGCGCATGCCGCTCAGCCTGGATTCTCTGTTCAGGCCCGCACGCACCATGACCGCCACCGTTGCCGCCGAAATGGGCGAGGTCGCACAAGGGAGCGTTCACTACCACATTCTCTTCGCCATCGGAATCATCCTGTTCGTCATCACTTTCCTGATCAACCTCGCGGCGGCTGCGACCATTTTCGAGAAAAGACGCCGGGGAGGGCTGCGCTGA
- a CDS encoding PstS family phosphate ABC transporter substrate-binding protein yields the protein MNENPRTLLPLSADTVSGTGTNAPVPSPKFRSLFAVGLLVLLLFCLMPGCRPGADSGTQTEPSTQLIENKGSDTLVNLALAWAEAYMPSHPSIRISVTGGGTGTGIAAMINGTVAIANASRMMKPEEIAAAERNGIKPVEFVVAMDAIAIVVNPSNPVTGLTMDQISRIYTGQIGNWREVGGQDRPIVLLSRESNSGTYVYFLENVIRSGRKESTLLFCSDALLMPSSEGISTEVRQNPNAIGYDGLGYVTPDQKVLAVAKDANSPYVYPSVATVNDGSYPIARPLCMYTAGDPTGPLKAYLDWVINDGQLLVSKLGFVPLHRDERNVAK from the coding sequence GTGAATGAGAACCCCAGGACACTCCTTCCCCTATCCGCCGATACGGTCTCGGGGACTGGCACGAACGCCCCCGTCCCTTCGCCGAAATTCCGGTCCCTTTTCGCCGTCGGCCTGCTCGTCCTCCTCCTGTTCTGCCTTATGCCGGGTTGCAGACCTGGAGCGGACTCGGGAACACAAACGGAACCTTCGACGCAACTCATCGAGAACAAGGGATCGGACACGCTGGTCAACCTGGCGCTGGCCTGGGCCGAAGCCTACATGCCGTCCCACCCCTCGATACGCATCTCGGTCACCGGAGGAGGCACGGGCACCGGGATAGCCGCCATGATCAACGGCACGGTCGCCATCGCCAATGCGTCGCGCATGATGAAACCGGAGGAAATCGCAGCCGCCGAGCGCAACGGCATCAAGCCCGTCGAATTCGTGGTGGCGATGGATGCCATAGCCATTGTGGTCAACCCGTCGAACCCGGTAACGGGCCTCACCATGGATCAGATTTCAAGAATCTACACGGGACAGATCGGCAACTGGCGCGAAGTTGGAGGCCAAGACCGCCCCATCGTCCTGTTGTCCCGCGAATCGAACTCGGGGACCTACGTTTATTTCCTCGAGAATGTGATACGTTCGGGAAGGAAGGAGAGCACGCTGCTCTTCTGCTCCGATGCTCTGCTGATGCCGTCATCCGAGGGCATCAGTACCGAGGTTCGCCAGAATCCGAACGCAATCGGGTATGACGGGCTGGGTTACGTGACGCCCGACCAGAAGGTTCTGGCCGTGGCCAAAGACGCGAACAGCCCTTACGTTTATCCCTCCGTCGCCACGGTCAACGACGGTTCCTATCCGATCGCCCGGCCTCTGTGCATGTACACGGCCGGAGACCCGACCGGACCTCTCAAGGCCTATCTTGACTGGGTGATCAACGACGGCCAGCTTCTCGTGTCCAAGCTGGGGTTCGTGCCGCTGCATCGGGATGAGAGAAATGTCGCCAAATAG
- a CDS encoding HAMP domain-containing sensor histidine kinase, producing the protein MRQSSLSIRARLLLSMWALLALVLILPSWLYYRSLTGEVIENAKQTAIRQLNHYHRMLSQEKQFQDLNEFQKWVVQAAADLNLRLTYVADGGKVIADSLVSDLNSLDNHATRPEIVQAREREIGLIIRRSRVSLHEQIFVARRIEPRGIVPPGILRLATTYTDAAGLLDRLWNSFIVVTGMILAATLFLSYVLIRQIKTPINTLVRAAGVIGSGDFKLRTHFHPGQEFYPLGEAINKMAKNIDDQVEFVAEQKQKLEAVFDGMQEGVMVLDSRGKIQSFNRAFSELVPNASLSLGRRPLETIMNLELQEACDAALTSDDAGGTRSASLQIILDGGRIYDVHVVRLEEERKGLGAIVVFHDISELKRLEKVRQDFVANVSHELRTPLTAIKGSAETLLSEPSPESGTLASFLGIILRNSEHMVKMVDDLLQLARLESRQRGFKPAPVNPADALATAWKACAPQADAKQVGLENALPPAGLEVPAEFDQLVQVFRNLLENGIRYGPPGKNLEVFHKMEGKNVVFGVRDQGPGIARQHQQRIFERFFRLEKHRSTLPGSTGLGLAICRHIVRNHGGRIWVQSPNPDGTEGTTFFFSLPLAGENRAESKDGAPSS; encoded by the coding sequence ATGCGACAAAGCAGTCTATCGATTCGCGCACGTCTCCTCCTCTCCATGTGGGCGCTCCTCGCCCTGGTGCTCATTCTGCCGTCCTGGCTCTACTATCGCTCCCTGACCGGCGAAGTCATCGAAAACGCCAAGCAAACCGCCATTCGCCAGCTCAATCATTACCATCGGATGCTGTCCCAGGAAAAACAGTTCCAGGACCTGAACGAATTTCAGAAGTGGGTCGTCCAGGCAGCCGCGGATCTTAATCTCCGTCTGACTTACGTCGCCGACGGCGGAAAGGTGATCGCCGACTCTCTGGTTTCGGACCTGAACAGCCTCGACAACCATGCCACCCGTCCCGAAATCGTCCAGGCCCGCGAACGGGAGATCGGTCTCATCATCCGCCGGAGCAGAGTGAGTTTGCACGAACAGATATTCGTCGCCAGGAGAATCGAACCTCGAGGCATCGTCCCGCCGGGTATTCTGAGGCTTGCGACGACCTACACCGATGCTGCCGGTTTGCTGGACCGCCTCTGGAACAGCTTCATCGTCGTCACGGGAATGATCCTGGCGGCAACCCTGTTTCTCAGTTACGTCCTCATCCGACAGATCAAGACTCCGATCAACACCCTCGTCCGGGCGGCGGGAGTCATCGGTTCAGGCGATTTCAAACTGCGCACGCACTTTCACCCGGGACAGGAGTTCTATCCCCTGGGCGAAGCCATCAACAAGATGGCCAAGAACATCGACGATCAGGTCGAGTTCGTTGCGGAACAGAAACAGAAGCTTGAAGCCGTTTTCGACGGGATGCAGGAAGGCGTGATGGTGCTGGACTCGAGGGGGAAGATCCAGAGTTTCAACCGGGCATTTTCGGAGCTGGTGCCGAATGCCTCCCTCAGCCTCGGGCGACGTCCCCTCGAAACCATCATGAACCTGGAGCTTCAGGAGGCGTGTGACGCCGCCCTGACCTCAGACGATGCCGGCGGCACCCGCTCGGCCAGTCTCCAGATCATCCTAGACGGCGGCCGGATTTACGACGTTCATGTCGTTCGGCTCGAGGAGGAGCGAAAGGGTCTGGGAGCCATTGTCGTGTTTCACGATATCAGTGAGCTCAAACGCCTCGAAAAGGTGCGCCAGGACTTCGTTGCAAACGTTTCACACGAGTTGCGCACGCCTCTGACCGCCATCAAGGGTTCCGCGGAAACCCTGCTGTCCGAACCGAGCCCGGAGTCCGGCACCCTGGCCTCCTTTCTGGGAATCATTCTTAGAAACTCCGAGCACATGGTCAAGATGGTGGACGACCTGCTCCAGCTCGCTCGATTGGAATCCCGGCAGCGCGGGTTCAAGCCCGCACCGGTGAATCCCGCGGATGCGCTCGCCACCGCCTGGAAAGCGTGCGCTCCCCAGGCGGACGCGAAGCAGGTCGGTCTCGAAAACGCGCTCCCTCCGGCAGGTCTCGAGGTGCCGGCGGAGTTCGACCAGTTGGTGCAGGTGTTTCGGAACCTGCTTGAAAACGGGATTCGGTACGGCCCCCCGGGAAAGAACCTGGAAGTGTTCCACAAGATGGAAGGGAAAAACGTGGTGTTCGGGGTCCGCGACCAGGGACCCGGCATTGCCAGGCAACACCAGCAGAGGATATTCGAACGTTTCTTCCGACTGGAGAAGCATCGGAGCACCCTCCCCGGCAGCACGGGGCTCGGCCTGGCCATCTGCCGTCACATCGTCAGGAACCACGGCGGAAGGATCTGGGTGCAGAGCCCGAACCCGGACGGCACGGAGGGAACCACTTTCTTTTTTTCATTGCCGCTGGCGGGCGAGAACCGAGCCGAATCCAAGGATGGCGCTCCCTCGTCGTGA
- a CDS encoding response regulator, producing MSGSSVLIVEDDDDILHLLAYNVRAAGFAVFTAQEGYEALRIAKERRPGLIVLDLMIPGADGFEVCRELKRGSDTRGIPVIMLTARGEEVDRIVGLELGADDYVVKPFSPRELILRIRAVLRRSPPDGAQGSVWQLEGLRIDFDAHKVLIDGEDVLFTATEFKLLVELIRSRGKVKSRDYLLDKVWGYHFEGYARTVDTHVRRLRQKLGPYADRVETVRGIGYRFRD from the coding sequence ATGTCCGGATCGAGTGTGCTCATTGTCGAGGACGACGATGATATTCTTCATCTCCTGGCGTACAATGTCCGCGCGGCGGGGTTTGCAGTCTTCACCGCGCAGGAGGGGTACGAAGCGCTCAGGATTGCGAAGGAACGCCGGCCCGGGCTGATCGTCCTGGACCTGATGATCCCGGGGGCGGATGGGTTCGAAGTTTGCCGGGAGCTGAAAAGAGGCTCGGACACCAGGGGCATCCCGGTCATCATGTTGACGGCCCGGGGTGAGGAAGTGGATCGCATCGTGGGGTTGGAGCTTGGAGCCGATGATTATGTCGTCAAACCTTTCAGCCCCCGGGAACTGATTCTCCGGATTCGCGCCGTGCTGCGAAGATCCCCGCCGGACGGCGCGCAGGGGTCCGTCTGGCAGCTTGAAGGTTTAAGAATTGATTTCGATGCGCACAAGGTCTTGATCGACGGCGAAGATGTCCTTTTCACGGCAACGGAATTCAAACTCCTGGTGGAGCTGATCCGCAGCCGCGGGAAGGTGAAGTCGCGCGATTACTTGCTCGACAAGGTCTGGGGTTATCATTTTGAAGGTTACGCCAGAACGGTCGACACGCACGTGAGGCGGTTGCGGCAGAAGCTGGGGCCCTACGCCGATCGGGTCGAAACCGTACGCGGCATCGGGTATCGTTTCCGGGACTGA
- a CDS encoding acetate--CoA ligase family protein: MDKFFEARNVVVVGVSNAPGNLGRLMAANLMEFHFQGNIFLVGPKGGSFLGHKIHARITDVDDAIDLATILVPAPAVPEVLRQCGEKGIPRVIVQSAGFRELGEERLELEGKVRDLLEHYRMRMIGPNCLGVINRRTGLAVPFFPLAANVGAGPISIISQSGGVGAMMVNLLEAENLGLSRFASVGNKLDVSENDLLEYFARDPETEMILCYLEGIADGRKLMRITRETPKPVIVHKSNTGKCGAAIARSHSASLSSDDRVVDAAFRQSGIIRVREQREAVEVLKAYSLPPLAGNRLAVISRSGGHAVLAADAAEEYGFVLPPYPEDFFQLIREQSRANVISFHNPLDVGDVYNIALYRTLIEKTLEREDIDGMIHVHNYQGNLNVEESRELISSLGDLIRKYRKPLASCVFTTRDEFEAIKHAVDFPIFNDPREAARALKQVRDHRSLQTIPLAGVCPSDIDPSRARKTLEGLNPGPIPAERLAPLLSAYRIPCVEWEFADSLDSVTSAAHRLGFPVALKTAEPDVVHKSDVGGVRLNLADEKGLAEAYGEISRLGPAVLVQKMSGPGLEWLVGGRRDENFGPVVVAGLGGVYVEVFKETGIRVAPIEREEASRLVDECRGSMLLAGLRGDKALDRQALLDVIVRVSWLLHDFPQIRELDLNPVRVYEQGCLALDWRATVE, translated from the coding sequence ATGGACAAGTTCTTCGAAGCGCGGAACGTGGTGGTCGTCGGTGTCTCGAACGCTCCCGGAAATCTTGGCAGGCTGATGGCGGCAAATCTCATGGAGTTCCATTTTCAGGGGAACATCTTCCTGGTCGGTCCCAAAGGAGGTTCTTTCCTCGGGCACAAAATCCATGCGCGCATCACTGACGTTGACGATGCGATAGACCTTGCGACAATTCTCGTGCCGGCTCCCGCGGTGCCGGAGGTTCTGAGGCAGTGCGGCGAAAAAGGAATCCCAAGGGTGATCGTGCAGTCGGCCGGATTCAGAGAACTGGGAGAGGAGCGATTGGAGCTGGAAGGCAAAGTCCGGGACCTGCTGGAGCATTACCGGATGAGGATGATCGGCCCCAACTGCCTGGGGGTGATCAACCGGCGGACGGGGCTGGCCGTTCCCTTCTTCCCCTTGGCGGCCAATGTCGGAGCCGGCCCGATCTCCATTATCTCGCAAAGTGGCGGGGTGGGGGCCATGATGGTCAACCTGCTGGAAGCGGAAAACCTCGGTCTGAGCAGGTTTGCAAGCGTGGGAAACAAGCTCGACGTCTCTGAGAACGACCTGCTTGAGTATTTCGCGCGGGACCCGGAAACCGAGATGATCCTGTGCTATCTGGAGGGTATCGCCGATGGCCGTAAGCTCATGCGGATCACGCGTGAAACGCCCAAGCCGGTTATCGTTCACAAGTCGAACACGGGTAAGTGCGGGGCGGCCATAGCCCGCTCGCATTCGGCTTCGTTGTCCAGCGACGATCGCGTTGTGGACGCGGCGTTCAGGCAGAGTGGAATCATCCGCGTGCGGGAGCAGAGGGAGGCGGTGGAGGTGCTGAAGGCGTACTCCCTGCCGCCGCTGGCCGGAAACCGGCTTGCCGTCATATCGAGGTCCGGGGGGCACGCCGTGCTTGCCGCGGATGCGGCCGAGGAATATGGTTTCGTGCTGCCGCCGTACCCGGAGGATTTCTTTCAACTCATCAGGGAACAATCGAGGGCCAACGTCATCTCTTTTCACAACCCTCTGGACGTGGGGGACGTATACAATATCGCCCTGTACAGAACCCTGATCGAAAAGACCCTGGAGCGGGAGGATATTGATGGAATGATTCATGTTCACAACTACCAGGGGAACTTGAATGTCGAGGAATCCAGGGAACTCATATCATCGCTCGGGGACCTGATCAGGAAGTATCGGAAGCCGCTGGCCTCCTGTGTTTTCACCACGCGGGACGAGTTCGAGGCGATCAAGCATGCCGTCGACTTTCCGATTTTCAATGATCCGCGCGAAGCCGCAAGGGCACTGAAGCAGGTTCGCGACCACCGGAGCCTGCAAACGATTCCCCTCGCCGGCGTTTGTCCTTCCGATATCGATCCGTCCCGCGCTCGAAAGACCCTGGAAGGGCTGAACCCCGGACCGATCCCCGCCGAAAGACTGGCGCCGCTTCTGTCCGCGTACCGGATTCCCTGCGTCGAATGGGAATTTGCGGACAGCCTGGATTCCGTGACCTCGGCGGCGCATCGCCTGGGGTTCCCGGTGGCGCTCAAGACCGCCGAACCTGACGTGGTGCACAAGAGCGACGTTGGAGGGGTGAGGCTCAACCTCGCAGACGAAAAAGGGCTTGCCGAAGCCTACGGGGAAATCAGCCGGTTGGGGCCGGCCGTGCTCGTTCAGAAGATGTCCGGTCCGGGCCTGGAATGGCTGGTGGGAGGGCGCCGGGATGAGAATTTCGGCCCGGTCGTGGTGGCGGGACTCGGCGGCGTCTACGTGGAAGTCTTCAAGGAGACCGGAATCCGCGTTGCGCCGATTGAACGCGAAGAGGCCTCCCGGTTGGTGGACGAATGCCGGGGAAGCATGCTCCTGGCGGGCTTGCGCGGGGACAAAGCCTTGGATCGACAGGCGCTCCTCGATGTGATCGTCAGGGTTTCGTGGTTGTTGCATGATTTTCCGCAAATCCGGGAACTGGATCTGAATCCGGTCCGAGTATACGAGCAAGGGTGCCTGGCCCTGGATTGGCGCGCGACCGTCGAGTGA